A stretch of Ipomoea triloba cultivar NCNSP0323 chromosome 11, ASM357664v1 DNA encodes these proteins:
- the LOC115996934 gene encoding two-component response regulator-like PRR73 isoform X1 yields MRGVRVDGNGPPLKGLTEINHNGMRSEQNGVRDGVNGDGHGLSEEDESRINEDAEDRNDMRRDLMQVQAVLHTQQQQPQGPVVRWERFLPLRSLKVLLVENDDSTRHVVSALLRNCSYEVTAVANGVEAWKILEDLTNHIDLVLTEVAMPYMSGIGLLSKVMNHKTRKNVPLIMMSSNDSMGVVFKCLSKGAVDFLVKPIRKNELKNLWQHVWRKCHSSSGSGSESGIRTEKSTKSKSIQGSENNSDSNDEDENGSIGLNIRDGSDNGSGTQSSWSKRAIEVESPQPMLPWNELPEPPDSTCAQVIHSRPEAQSANWVPTIATREYQDEEDEQAENVPMGKDLQIGVPRSPDLQLNGPTSKALDGDASAKKGKLVNIDSSKDDEKLIGKLELNKTRKNELKDKDNGHVAAAITIKDNPLMEITGNDVPTDPSKMTNTKEIATYNSKEMPSLELSLKQHREVGETGTTVQERNVLRHSDHLSAFSRYGTTSTANQAPTGNVGSCSPVNNSSEAAKTESLQNLRSNSSSMPNQRSNGSSNNNDMGSSTNNIFVKAEAFTDKPVNKSSAVNAHPCSAFQPVQHGQNSSLPGKADSAKAALAQARAMQQQFQVQHHHHHYHHHHHHVHSMQQQQQQQQQQQQQLLNEDSLPSRKTVADAPHGSGPYMLGTLTDGNTNYGSASGSNNASNGHNGSSGQNESNAAVIAEETNMATEDGIAGKCTVGGESGSGSRSGVDQCRQAQREAALNKFRQKRKERNFEKKVRYQSRKRLAEQRPRIRGQFVSQSSDKTKTKDTNC; encoded by the exons ATGAGGGGAGTTCGGGTGGATGGCAATGGTCCTCCACTTAAAGGGTTAACAGAAATCAATCACAATGGTATGCGGTCTGAGCAGAATGGAGTAAGAGATGGAGTTAATGGTGATGGACATGGGCTCTCTGAGGAAGACGAGTCGAGGATTAATGAAGACGCTGAGGACAGAAATGACATGCGCAGAGATTTAATGCAGGTGCAGGCTGTTCTTCATACTCAGCAGCAACAGCCTCAAGGCCCTGTGGTTCGCTGGGAGCGTTTTCTTCCTCTTAGATCCCTCAAGGTTCTGCTTGTGGAAAATGATGATTCTACTCGTCATGTAGTCAGTGCACTGCTTCGGAATTGCAGCTACGAAG TTACAGCTGTTGCAAATGGAGTTGAAGCATGGAAAATTTTAGAAGATTTAACCAATCACATAGATCTTGTTCTAACAGAAGTAGCCATGCCATATATGTCGGGCATTGGTCTGTTATCAAAGGTTATGAACCACAAAACTCGCAAGAATGTCCCTTTGATTA TGATGTCATCCAATGATTCTATGGGAGTAGTCTTTAAGTGTTTGTCAAAGGGTGCAGTTGACTTTTTAGTGAAGCCTATTCGAAAGAATGAGCTTAAAAATCTCTGGCAACATGTTTGGAGAAAATGCCACAGT TCAAGTGGTAGTGGCAGTGAAAGTGGAATACGCACCGAAAAGTCCACAAAATCTAAAAGCATTCAAGGGTCGGAAAATAACAGCGACAGCaatgatgaagatgagaatGGAAGCATTGGTTTGAACATCAGGGATGGAAGTGACAATGGAAGTGGGACCCAG AGTTCATGGTCAAAACGGGCCATTGAGGTGGAAAGCCCACAACCCATGTTGCCTTGGAATGAATTACCTGAACCCCCTGACAGCACTTGTGCTCAGGTTATTCATTCCAGACCAGAAGCACAAAGTGCAAATTGGGTTCCTACAATTGCCACCAGAGAGTACCAAGATGAGGAAGATGAACAGG CAGAAAATGTCCCGATGGGAAAGGATCTACAGATAGGAGTACCTAGGTCTCCGGATTTACAGCTTAATGGTCCAACCAGTAAAGCATTGGATGGTGATGCGAGTGCTAAGAAGGGCAAACTTGTGAATATTGACTCCTCAAAAGATGACGAGAAATTGATTGGAAAGCTGGAGCTTAACAAGACTCGAAAGAATGAGTTAAAGGACAAGGATAATGGTCATGTAGCTGCTGCCATTACCATCAAAGATAATCCTCTAATGGAAATTACTGGCAATGATGTCCCGACTGATCCATCCAAGATGACTAACACCAAAGAAATAGCCACTTATAACTCCAAGGAGATGCCATCCCTTGAACTCAGTTTGAAGCAGCACAGAGAAGTTGGAGAGACTGGAACCACAGTGCAAGAACGCAACGTACTGAGGCATTCGGACCACCTTTCAGCATTCTCAAG GTATGGCACTACTTCAACTGCTAATCAGGCTCCAACTGGAAATGTGGGCAGCTGCTCTCCTGTTAATAATAGCTCTGAAGCAGCAAAAACAGAATCATTGCAGAATTTAAGATCTAATTCAAGCAGTATGCCCAATCAGCGCTCCAATGGCAGTAGTAACAACAATGATATGGGCTCATCAACCAATAACATTTTTGTCAAGGCAGAGGCATTTACTGACAAGCCAGTCAATAAATCTTCTGCTGTGAATGCACATCCCTGCTCTGCATTTCAGCCAGTTCAGCATGGACAAAATTCTTCCCTTCCAGGAAAAGCTGATTCTGCCAAGGCAGCATTGGCCCAGGCAAGGGCCATGCAGCAGCAGTTTCAAGTTCagcatcatcatcaccattaccatcaccaccatcaccatGTGCATAGcatgcagcagcagcagcagcaacaacaacaacaacaacagcagctCCTGAATGAAGATTCTTTGCCTTCTAGAAAAACTGTTGCAGATGCTCCACATGGATCCGGACCCTATATGTTAGGTACACTGACAGATGGAAATACAAACTATGGAAGTGCATCGGGAAGTAACAATGCAAGCAATGGGCACAATGGAAGCAGTGGGCAGAATGAAAGCAACGCTGCTGTAATTGCCGAGGAAACTAACATGGCTACTGAAGATGGAATAGCTGGAAAATGCACGGTTGGTGGAGAGAGTGGTAGTGGTAGCAGAAGTGGAGTAGACCAATGTCGACAAGCACAAAGGGAGGCTGCCTTGAACAAGTTCAGGCAAAAGCGAAAAGAGAGGAACTTTGAGAAAAAG GTTCGATATCAAAGCAGAAAGAGACTGGCTGAACAGCGGCCACGCATCCGAGGACAATTTGTGAGCCAGTCCTCAGATAAAACCAAAACAAAGGATACAAATTGCTGA
- the LOC115996934 gene encoding two-component response regulator-like PRR73 isoform X2 gives MRGVRVDGNGPPLKGLTEINHNGMRSEQNGVRDGVNGDGHGLSEEDESRINEDAEDRNDMRRDLMQVQAVLHTQQQQPQGPVVRWERFLPLRSLKVLLVENDDSTRHVVSALLRNCSYEVTAVANGVEAWKILEDLTNHIDLVLTEVAMPYMSGIGLLSKVMNHKTRKNVPLIMMSSNDSMGVVFKCLSKGAVDFLVKPIRKNELKNLWQHVWRKCHSSSGSGSESGIRTEKSTKSKSIQGSENNSDSNDEDENGSIGLNIRDGSDNGSGTQSSWSKRAIEVESPQPMLPWNELPEPPDSTCAQVIHSRPEAQSANWVPTIATREYQDEEDEQENVPMGKDLQIGVPRSPDLQLNGPTSKALDGDASAKKGKLVNIDSSKDDEKLIGKLELNKTRKNELKDKDNGHVAAAITIKDNPLMEITGNDVPTDPSKMTNTKEIATYNSKEMPSLELSLKQHREVGETGTTVQERNVLRHSDHLSAFSRYGTTSTANQAPTGNVGSCSPVNNSSEAAKTESLQNLRSNSSSMPNQRSNGSSNNNDMGSSTNNIFVKAEAFTDKPVNKSSAVNAHPCSAFQPVQHGQNSSLPGKADSAKAALAQARAMQQQFQVQHHHHHYHHHHHHVHSMQQQQQQQQQQQQQLLNEDSLPSRKTVADAPHGSGPYMLGTLTDGNTNYGSASGSNNASNGHNGSSGQNESNAAVIAEETNMATEDGIAGKCTVGGESGSGSRSGVDQCRQAQREAALNKFRQKRKERNFEKKVRYQSRKRLAEQRPRIRGQFVSQSSDKTKTKDTNC, from the exons ATGAGGGGAGTTCGGGTGGATGGCAATGGTCCTCCACTTAAAGGGTTAACAGAAATCAATCACAATGGTATGCGGTCTGAGCAGAATGGAGTAAGAGATGGAGTTAATGGTGATGGACATGGGCTCTCTGAGGAAGACGAGTCGAGGATTAATGAAGACGCTGAGGACAGAAATGACATGCGCAGAGATTTAATGCAGGTGCAGGCTGTTCTTCATACTCAGCAGCAACAGCCTCAAGGCCCTGTGGTTCGCTGGGAGCGTTTTCTTCCTCTTAGATCCCTCAAGGTTCTGCTTGTGGAAAATGATGATTCTACTCGTCATGTAGTCAGTGCACTGCTTCGGAATTGCAGCTACGAAG TTACAGCTGTTGCAAATGGAGTTGAAGCATGGAAAATTTTAGAAGATTTAACCAATCACATAGATCTTGTTCTAACAGAAGTAGCCATGCCATATATGTCGGGCATTGGTCTGTTATCAAAGGTTATGAACCACAAAACTCGCAAGAATGTCCCTTTGATTA TGATGTCATCCAATGATTCTATGGGAGTAGTCTTTAAGTGTTTGTCAAAGGGTGCAGTTGACTTTTTAGTGAAGCCTATTCGAAAGAATGAGCTTAAAAATCTCTGGCAACATGTTTGGAGAAAATGCCACAGT TCAAGTGGTAGTGGCAGTGAAAGTGGAATACGCACCGAAAAGTCCACAAAATCTAAAAGCATTCAAGGGTCGGAAAATAACAGCGACAGCaatgatgaagatgagaatGGAAGCATTGGTTTGAACATCAGGGATGGAAGTGACAATGGAAGTGGGACCCAG AGTTCATGGTCAAAACGGGCCATTGAGGTGGAAAGCCCACAACCCATGTTGCCTTGGAATGAATTACCTGAACCCCCTGACAGCACTTGTGCTCAGGTTATTCATTCCAGACCAGAAGCACAAAGTGCAAATTGGGTTCCTACAATTGCCACCAGAGAGTACCAAGATGAGGAAGATGAACAGG AAAATGTCCCGATGGGAAAGGATCTACAGATAGGAGTACCTAGGTCTCCGGATTTACAGCTTAATGGTCCAACCAGTAAAGCATTGGATGGTGATGCGAGTGCTAAGAAGGGCAAACTTGTGAATATTGACTCCTCAAAAGATGACGAGAAATTGATTGGAAAGCTGGAGCTTAACAAGACTCGAAAGAATGAGTTAAAGGACAAGGATAATGGTCATGTAGCTGCTGCCATTACCATCAAAGATAATCCTCTAATGGAAATTACTGGCAATGATGTCCCGACTGATCCATCCAAGATGACTAACACCAAAGAAATAGCCACTTATAACTCCAAGGAGATGCCATCCCTTGAACTCAGTTTGAAGCAGCACAGAGAAGTTGGAGAGACTGGAACCACAGTGCAAGAACGCAACGTACTGAGGCATTCGGACCACCTTTCAGCATTCTCAAG GTATGGCACTACTTCAACTGCTAATCAGGCTCCAACTGGAAATGTGGGCAGCTGCTCTCCTGTTAATAATAGCTCTGAAGCAGCAAAAACAGAATCATTGCAGAATTTAAGATCTAATTCAAGCAGTATGCCCAATCAGCGCTCCAATGGCAGTAGTAACAACAATGATATGGGCTCATCAACCAATAACATTTTTGTCAAGGCAGAGGCATTTACTGACAAGCCAGTCAATAAATCTTCTGCTGTGAATGCACATCCCTGCTCTGCATTTCAGCCAGTTCAGCATGGACAAAATTCTTCCCTTCCAGGAAAAGCTGATTCTGCCAAGGCAGCATTGGCCCAGGCAAGGGCCATGCAGCAGCAGTTTCAAGTTCagcatcatcatcaccattaccatcaccaccatcaccatGTGCATAGcatgcagcagcagcagcagcaacaacaacaacaacaacagcagctCCTGAATGAAGATTCTTTGCCTTCTAGAAAAACTGTTGCAGATGCTCCACATGGATCCGGACCCTATATGTTAGGTACACTGACAGATGGAAATACAAACTATGGAAGTGCATCGGGAAGTAACAATGCAAGCAATGGGCACAATGGAAGCAGTGGGCAGAATGAAAGCAACGCTGCTGTAATTGCCGAGGAAACTAACATGGCTACTGAAGATGGAATAGCTGGAAAATGCACGGTTGGTGGAGAGAGTGGTAGTGGTAGCAGAAGTGGAGTAGACCAATGTCGACAAGCACAAAGGGAGGCTGCCTTGAACAAGTTCAGGCAAAAGCGAAAAGAGAGGAACTTTGAGAAAAAG GTTCGATATCAAAGCAGAAAGAGACTGGCTGAACAGCGGCCACGCATCCGAGGACAATTTGTGAGCCAGTCCTCAGATAAAACCAAAACAAAGGATACAAATTGCTGA